Below is a window of Acidimicrobiia bacterium DNA.
CGGCGCGTTCGATCCCGGTGCGGATCTCGTGCTCTCGGAAGCGACGTACCTCCATGCCGATCGGCCGGCGCCGATCCACCTGTCGGCAAAGCAGGCAGGCGAGGCCGCGCGCGAGGCGCGCGCGCAGCGCCTCATCCTCACGCACCTTTGGCCGATGAACGACCGCGAGGACACGGCGAAGGAGGGCGCGGAGGCGTTCGGAGGGCCGGTCACCCTCGCGACGCCGAACCTCGTCACGGAGATCTGAATTGGGGATCCGGCGCGACGACCGTGAGCCCGACGAGCTGCGGGCGGTCACGTTCACGCGCGACTTCACCGAGTTCGCGGCGGGCTCGGTGCTCGTCGAGTTCGGTCGCACCCGAGTGCTGTGCACGGCCTCGGTGGAGGAGCGCATCCCGCCGTGGTTGCGCGGGAAAGGGCGCGGTTGGGTCACCGCGGAGTACTCGATGCTGCCGGGCTCCACGTCGGAACGAAACGAGCGCGAGGCGTCGCGCGGCAAGCTCTCGGGTCGCACGCAGGAGATCCAGCGCCTCATCGGGCGTTCGCTCCGCGCGGTCACCGATCTCGAAATGATGGGCGAGGTCCAGATCACCGTCGACTGCGACGTGCTCCAGGCCGACGGCGGCACGCGCACCGCGTCGATCTGCGGCGGCTACGTCGCCTTGCACGACGCGTGCTCGCGTCTCGTGGAGGCGAAGAAGATGGGTGCGCACCCGGTGACCGACACGTGCGCGGCGATCTCCGTGGGAATCGTCGACGCGCTCGCGTACCTCGATCTCGAATACTCCGAAGACGTGCGCGCCGAGGTCGACATGAACGTGGTGATGACCGGCGCCGGCAGGTTCGTCGAGGTGCAGGGAACGGCCGAGGGGAAGGCGTTCTCACGGACGGAGCTCGACGATCTCATCGGCCTCGCCGAGCAGGGCATCATCGAGATCTTCGGTCTCCAGCGCGAGATGCTGTCGGTCCCCCCGGAGCCGCGCCGCCAATGAAGTTCGGCCAGTGAAGGTCGTGCTCGCGACGGCGAACGCCGGGAAAGCACGCGAGATCGCGGAGGTGTTGCACGAGGCCGGGCTCGACGTCGAGCTCGCGCCCCGCCCCGACGACGTACCCGAGGTCGAGGAGACCGGCACGACGTTCGAGGACAACGCGCGGCTGAAGGCCGTCGCCATCTGCGACGCCACCGGGCTCGCCGCGATCGCAGACGACACCGGGCTCGAAGTCGACGCGCTCGGTGGCGCGCCGGGCGTTCGCTCGGCCCGCTTCGCGGGCGAGAACGCAACCTATGCCGACAACGTGGCCAAGCTGCTCGATGACCTGCGGGATGTGCCGGCCGGTCGTCGGTCGGCGCGCTTCTCCACGGTTGCGCTGGCGCGGCTCCCGGATGGACGCGAGGTGGCGGCGTTCGGCACCGTAGAAGGAAGCATCACGGAGTTGCCCAGAGGGATGGAAGGATTCGGCTACGACCCGGTGTTCGTTCCCGACGAGGGCGACGGCCGGACGTTCGCCGAGATGCCCGAAGGGGAGAAGAACTCCCTCTCGCACCGGGGCCGTGCGTTCCGTACCCTGGCAGACGGCCTTCGAATGGTCGCGGCGTTGGAGAAGCAATAGAGATGG
It encodes the following:
- the rdgB gene encoding RdgB/HAM1 family non-canonical purine NTP pyrophosphatase — its product is MKVVLATANAGKAREIAEVLHEAGLDVELAPRPDDVPEVEETGTTFEDNARLKAVAICDATGLAAIADDTGLEVDALGGAPGVRSARFAGENATYADNVAKLLDDLRDVPAGRRSARFSTVALARLPDGREVAAFGTVEGSITELPRGMEGFGYDPVFVPDEGDGRTFAEMPEGEKNSLSHRGRAFRTLADGLRMVAALEKQ
- the rph gene encoding ribonuclease PH, whose translation is MRRDDREPDELRAVTFTRDFTEFAAGSVLVEFGRTRVLCTASVEERIPPWLRGKGRGWVTAEYSMLPGSTSERNEREASRGKLSGRTQEIQRLIGRSLRAVTDLEMMGEVQITVDCDVLQADGGTRTASICGGYVALHDACSRLVEAKKMGAHPVTDTCAAISVGIVDALAYLDLEYSEDVRAEVDMNVVMTGAGRFVEVQGTAEGKAFSRTELDDLIGLAEQGIIEIFGLQREMLSVPPEPRRQ